The following are encoded in a window of Sebastes umbrosus isolate fSebUmb1 chromosome 7, fSebUmb1.pri, whole genome shotgun sequence genomic DNA:
- the slc37a4a gene encoding glucose-6-phosphate exchanger SLC37A4a, producing MATASYGYYRATIFLAMFVGYTLYYFNRKTFSFVMPSLMQEIKMDKDDLGMITSMQSLAYAISKFISGVLSDQISARWLFSIGLCMVGGINVAFSWSSTVAVFSGLWFLNGLGQGLGWPPCGRVLRKWFEPSSFGTWWAILSCSMNLAGSLGPIIATVLTESYSWRTILSVSGMICVVASFFCLLFIKNEPKDVGLPNIEAAAKKSKGGSSSDESTLSEFLLSPYLWLLSVSYLVVFGMKTACTDWGQLFLIQDKGQSTLMGSSYMSALEVGGLLGSLAAGYLSDKAVAKQGVRMYGNPRHFILICMMAGMSVSMYLFRVTVTPDSSKVWILSLGAAFGFSSYGPIALFGVIANESAPSNYCGTSHAIVALMANIGGFMSGLPFSTIAKHHGWEMAFWVAEITCGVTVVGFFLLRNVRTKMGHMSKKAD from the exons ATGGCTACAGCAAGTTATGGATACTACCGAGCCACTATATTTCTGGCCATGTTTGTAGGCTACACGCTGTACTACTTTAACAGAAAGACTTTCTCCTTTGTGATGCCTTCGCTCATGCAAGAAATTAAGATGGATAAGGATGACCTGG GCATGATCACCAGTATGCAGTCTTTGGCCTACGCTATCAGTAAGTTCATCAGCGGCGTGCTTTCGGACCAGATCAGCGCCCGCTGGCTCTTCTCCATTGGCCTGTGCATGGTGGGAGGCATCAACGTGGCCTTCTCCTGGTCCTCCACTGTCGCCGTCTTCTCTGGGCTGTGGTTCCTCAACGGTCTGGGTCAGGGCCTCGGCTGGCCTCCCTGTGGCAGGGTGCTGCGCAAG TGGTTTGAGCCCTCTTCGTTCGGGACATGGTGGGCCATTCTCTCCTGCAGCATGAATCTGGCTGGCAGCTTGGGCCCCATTATTGCCACCGTGCTGACCGAGAGTTACAGCTGGAGGACGATACTGTCTGTATCTGGAATGATTTGTGTGGTGGCCTCCTTTTTTTGTCTGCTGTTCATCAAGAATGAACCCAAGGATGTGGGGCTGCCCAACATAGAGGCAGCAGCCAAGAAGAGCAAAGGAG GATCGTCCAGTGATGAAAGCACCCTGTCCGAGTTCCTGCTTTCACCGTACCTCTGGCTGCTTTCTGTGTCCTACCTGGTGGTGTTCGGGATGAAGACGGCCTGCACCGACTGGGGCCAACTGTTTCTCATTCAGGACAAGGGCCAGTCTACACTTATGG GTAGCTCATACATGAGTGCTCTGGAGGTTGGAGGCCTGTTGGGAAGTCTCGCAGCAGGTTACCTCTCCGACAAGGCCGTGGCCAAA CAAGGCGTGAGAATGTATGGCAATCCTCGCCATTTCATCCTGATCTGCATGATGGCTGGGATGTCTGTGTCCATGTACCTGTTCAGAGTCACCGTTACTCCAGACAGCTCAAAG GTGTGGATACTCAGCTTGGGTGCTGCTTTTGGTTTCTCCTCTTATGGACCAATAGCGTTATTTGGAGTTATAGCCAATGAGAGCGCCCCGTCCAACTACTGCGGGACGTCGCATGCCATCGTTGCCCTGATGGCCAACA TTGGTGGCTTTATGTCTGGACTACCATTCAGCACCATCGCAAAGCACCACGGCTGGGAAATGGCCTTCTGGGTAGCAGAGATCACCTGTGGCGTCACCGTTGTTGGATTTTTCCTGCTGCGCAACGTCCGAACAAAGATGGGTCACATGTCCAAGAAGGCCGACTAA
- the cfap45 gene encoding cilia- and flagella-associated protein 45, with amino-acid sequence MRGSSSASSRRSHRRYHTTAPNSQVDETLFGSPNPLDKRGSLATSAPKNQPQKKQEGETIQLVTKDLIRNLRIPFKDPSGESIILPLSEFERITSTSRVLTKEEREALKEAYQRKKDEEIRATEERKRQIHEADLSRKENKALTELELEARDRAQALLERANALRMEQEEEIKQFNLLILGAQCQATRDFQIHEKKQIQAELSEEEKRLDAGMEVERRKALETVEQIDELRKQQRIRGRQQICDQIQQHLEEKQMEDEAKEQEKQQTREKLEKMNLEDLKALEKKREEQQRLQEEIMSMNTKAVRAKEQRREEEKLADLRDKEYTRKKMERDAEHEEEQRRIKKEKELEIARLRARQEKAKDYKADQDELRARRNQEASDREWRRKEKELSAKKGQEKEVLMAALMEQIHCKDHHLSIEAGREKAEFERVLKAQQEAIIKQKEEEEKQRQKALRHADSIRTQVKEHVISAMAKRRETFKEADQMMEEARLRRIRLDEIKERKLKELKATGLPEKYCSEVERKGRTCAL; translated from the exons ATG AGAGGATCCAGCTCCGCCAGTTCCAGAAGAAGCCACCGCCGGTACCACACCACGGCCCCCAACTCCCAGGTGGATGAAACCCTGTTTGGCAGCCCAAACCCG TTGGACAAACGTGGAAGCTTAGCCACCAGTGCTCCAAAGAATCAGCCCCAGAAGAAACAAGAAGGAGAGACTATTCAATTAGTCACCAAAGACCTCATCCGCAATCTCAG GATCCCATTTAAGGATCCTTCAGGAGAGTCCATCATACTCCCATTATCTGAGTTTGAGCGGATCACGTCAACGTCCCGGGTTCTCAccaaggaggagagggaggcccTGAAGGAGGCTtatcagagaaagaaagatgaggAAATT AGAGCTACAGAGGAAAGGAAGCGTCAAATCCATGAAGCAGACCTGTCCCGTAAGGAGAACAAGGCACTGACCGAGCTGGAGCTAGAGGCCCGGGACCGAGCGCAGGCATTGTTGGAGCGGGCCAACGCCTTAAGGATGGAGCAAGAGGAGGAGATCAAACAGTTCAACTTG CTGATTCTGGGTGCTCAGTGTCAAGCCACACGGGACTTCCAGATCCATGAGAAGAAACAGATCCAGGCGGAGTtgtcagaggaggagaagcgTCTGGATGCCGGGATGGAAGTGGAGCGCCGCAAGGCCTTGGAGACCGTGGAGCAGATTGATGAGCTGCGCAAACAGCAGAGGATCAG GGGAAGGCAGCAAATTTGCGACCAGATCCAGCAACATCTGGAGGAGAAGCAAATGGAAGACGAGGCGAAAGAGCAGGAGAAACAGCAGACACGAGAGAAGCTGGAGAAAATGAACCTGGAAGACCTCAAG GCCctggagaagaagagggaggagcaGCAGCGTCTGCAGGAGGAGATCATGAGTATGAATACCAAGGCCGTGCGGgccaaggagcagaggagagaggaggagaagctggCTGACCTGAGAGATAAGGAATACACAAGAAAGAAAATG GAGCGAGACGCAGAACATGAAGAAGAGCAGAGACGAATCAAGAAGGAGAAGGAGTTGGAGATTGCCAGGCTGAGGGCTCGGCAAGAAAAGGCAAAAGACTACAAGGCAGATCAG GATGAGCTCCGAGCTCGGAGGAACCAAGAAGCCTCAGACAGAGagtggaggagaaaagagaaagagctgAGTGCAAAGAAGGGGCAGGAGAAAGAGGTGCTGATGGCGGCTCTCATGGAGCAGATTCACTGCAAAGACCACCACCTGTCGATCGAGGCCGGCCGGGAGAAAGCAGAGTTTGAGAGGGTGCTGAA GGCGCAACAGGAAGCCATCATCaaacagaaggaggaagaggagaagcagCGTCAGAAAGCACTACGTCACGCAGATTCCATCCGAACTCAGGTGAAGGAACACGTGATCTCAGCCATGGCGAAGCGCAGAGAGACCTTCAAGGAGGCCGACCAGATGATGGAGGAAGCCCGGCTGAGACGCATACGCCTTGATGAGATCAAAGAGAGGAAGCTGAAGGAGCTCAA AGCTACAGGGCTCCCTGAAAAATACTGCAGTGAAGTGGAAAGGAAGGGTCGGACCTGTGCTCTCTGA